Proteins encoded within one genomic window of Trichomycterus rosablanca isolate fTriRos1 chromosome 7, fTriRos1.hap1, whole genome shotgun sequence:
- the bnip3la gene encoding BCL2 interacting protein 3 like a, translating to MSATAVQHNNNEEPGLNGSWVELELNGNTAPGSQQQNQNLVSSVTNGNTGELAAPQGLQAVVEGEEESLSGGLEHVPSSSSIHNGDMEKILLDAQHESSPSSSSCNSPPRPHSPEHDDGQITFDVEMPSERDGQSEDDNVEKDKDDDILPVKGESWVADWSSRPENIPPKEFQFRHPKRTGSVSLSMRKTGAMKKGGVFSAEFLKVFIPSLLLSHILALGLGVYIGKRLTTPSTSSF from the exons ATGTCCGCCACAGCCGTGCAGCACAACAACAACGAAGAGCCAGGCCTGAACG gGTCCTGGGTTGAGTTGGAGTTGAATGGGAACACGGCTCCTGGCTCCCAACAGCAAAACCAGAATCTGGTCTCCTCTGTAACTAATGGGAACACAGGCGAGCTGGCGGCACCGCAGGGCCTGCAGGCTGTAGTGGAGGGGGAGGAGGAGAGCCTGTCTGGGGGCCTGGAACATGTGCCCTCGTCCTCTTCCATCCACAACGGAGACATGGAGAAGATTCTGCTGGATGCCCAGCATGAGTCTAGCCCCAGCAGCTCCTCTTGTAATAG TCCTCCCAGACCCCACAGTCCTGAGCATGATGATGGTCAGATTACCTTTGATGTGGAGATGCCCAGTGAGAGAGATGGTCAG TCTGAAGATGACAATGTGGAGAAGGACAAAGATGATGACATACTTCCGGTCAAAGGGGAAAGCTGGGTGGCAGACTGGTCCAGTCGACCTGAAAATATTCCTCCTAA GGAGTTCCAGTTCCGGCACCCAAAGCGCACAGGGTCAGTTTCTCTGAGCATGAGAAAGACGGGTGCTATGAAGAAAGGCGGGGTGTTCTCAGCTGAGTTCCTTAAAGTGTTCATTCCCTCTCTTCTGCTGTCTCACATCCTTGCACTAGGACTGGG GGTCTACATTGGAAAGAGGCTCACCACACCTTCAACCAGCTCATTTTAA